Within the Laspinema palackyanum D2c genome, the region TTAGATGAAATGGAACAAACCTTTCTCAAGATTGCCGAAGTGGTGAATGCCCAAGCAAAAGGCGAGGCAGTCTTGCAGGAAATGCGCTCAAAATTTGAGGCTGCCGCCCAACAGTTACAGGGACAACAACTTGCCCAAAATCCATTTATTCTCGGTCAATTTGTCCCCGGTGCGCCGCAAATTCGTTTGTTTAATGATAACGCAATGGCGGTGCAAATTTTGCAACAATTGGACTTAACCAATGCTTGGCAAGGGGCGGTAGATCAGTTTGGGTTTAATACCGTCTGGATTGAGTCTCTGCCTGCGGTACAAAATGCCCACTTTTTCTATATTACAGAAGAGAATAATCCCTATTACCAGCAGTTAAAAGAAAATCCCATCTGGAAAAATCTGGCATTTGTGAAAGAGAATCGATTTTATTCCATTGGTAGCGATACTTGGATATTTGGCGGTCCGCTTTCGGCGGAGGTATTTGTGGAGAAAGTATTGCAGGCAAATAGACTTTAACCCGCAAGAACCCGCACCCTCAAGGGTGGGGCTATACGGACGAAGCCCGCCTGCGCGGGCTAGTAGAGAAAACGGATTTTTTACAATCGGATTTGGGATTAATTATAGGATAGTGTTTAAGATTTTTGAGTCTAAATTATCTCCACTTGCTTCTCGACAATTGACTTCCGCAGTGCTGATTTTGCTGGGAGGATTGTTGCTGCTGGTGATGTTGCTGTTTATCCATATAATTCAGGGACAAACTGATATTAATATTGGGACAACCATTAATGCTATTGTTGCCCCCAATGATGAACTCGCTACCCATAATATTGTGCGACTGATGCGCTTGCCTCGGGCGGCGATCGCAGTGATTACCGGGTGCGCTTGGGGAATCGCTGGGGCATTGCTACAAACGGTTACCCGCAATCCCCTCGCCTCTTCCTCCACTTTAGGGATTAATGCAGGCGCTTATTTTGCGGTGGCAGCAACAGGAATTTTTGCCCCAGACTTGTTCGCCCGATCGCCGGTTTTAGTGGCACTCACCGGGGGATTGCTGGCTGCCGGATTAACCTACGCCATTGCTTCTGGGGCCCAGGTTTCTCCCATTCGTCTCACCCTCTCTGGGGTTGCGGTTTCCCTCGCCCTGGCTTCATTTACAGCACTCTTGCAAGTCTTTTATGAAAATCAAACCACCGGATTATTCTTCTGGGGGGCCGGTTCGTTACTACAAACAGATTGGAGTAATAGCGTTTACGCCTTTCCCCGGGTGGCGATCGCCGCTGGGTTAGCCCTGTTGATGTCACACTCTCTCGATGTGCTACTCCTCGGCGATGACATGGCGCGATCGCTGGGACAACGGGTGCAACTCACCCGCTTATCTGCAACGGCGATCGCCGTCTTCCTGGCGGCAGTGGCGGTGAGTGTGGTAGGACCTATCGGATTTATCGGATTAGTCGCCCCCCATTTAGTGCGATTAATGGGATGCCGCCCTCACGCCCTATTGCTGCCCGGTTCGGCAATTTGGGGCGCGGTGGTCCTCGTTGCTGCGGATATTTTCGCCCAAAGTGTGAAAACCAATTTAAGCGAAATTCCCGTGGGAACTGTCATCCCCCTTGTGGGTGCACCGTTTTTAATTGGATTAGTCCGGAAAACTGCCAATCTGGATGGTGGCAAAGGGAGAACCGCCCTCGCTTCCAGCCATCGCCCTTCCCGTCGCTTCTCTTATCCATTGTTACTGGGAACGGCAATTGTCGCCCTGGCAGTCGCCTTGGTTGCTGGATTAGTCTGGGGTGGAATTACCTTGAACCTCTCCCAAATCCTGGCAACCTTCCTCGGAGGTGGGACTGCCCTCTCACAAAAAGTTATCTTCAGCTTACGCTTACCCCGTCTGCTGGTGGCAATCTTTGCGGGGGCATCCCTGGCGGTGAGTGGTTTGCTGTTGCAAGGGGTTGTGAGAAATGCGATCGCCGGTCCCGAAATCGTCGGGATTACCTCCGGGGCAGGATTAGGGGCGATGTGCGTTCTGATTTTACTGCCCAATCCCCCCGTAGAAGCGGTGGCGATCGCCGCGTTTGTTGGGGCGTTTGTTGCCTTTGCTGCCGTCTGCCTCCTGGCATGGCGCGATGGACTCTCTCCCGCCAGTTTAGCCCTCGTCGGAATTGCCGTTTCTGCCTTCTGTAGTTCCGGCATCAACCTGTTAGTTGTCATGGCTAAATTGCGCGTCGCCCAAGCCCTAGTCTGGCTGTCTGGTAGCACTTATGCCCGGGAATGGGTGGATTTGTGGCGTTTAATTGCATGGCCCTTGGTTCTGCTACCCATCGCTTGGATTTTCTCACGTTGGCTAGATATAATGGCCCTCGGGGATGATGTACCCCGATTGGTGGGAATTCCCCTACAAAAAGCCCGAGGCATCTTACTGACGATCGCCGTTGCCTTAGCTGCCGCAGCGGTTTCCACCGTGGGAACCATTAGTTTTGTGGGATTAATTGCCCCCCATGCCGCCCGGATTCTCGTCGGTACAAATCATCGGAAATTAGTGCCATTTGCAGCAATTTTAGGCGCGCTTTTAGTCGCCATTTCTGATACCATTGGCCGAGTGGTATTAGCCCCGAAAGAGATTCCTGCTGGGTTAGTGGTTGCGGCGATCGGCACCCCTTATTTTCTGTGGTTGCTGTGGCAAACCCGGGGCAAAATGGCTTAAAAACAGGCATAAATTCGGGCAATGACAGGGGAATAAGCTGTCTATCTAAGAAAATCAGAGGGTTATGAATCAATTTTTTTGCTCGCAACAAACAGAGGAAGAGGATTTAATCGGAACGGCGGATACGGCCCCGATTTATGTCTTTATAGAATGCCCGCCTCCTTGGACAATGGAAATCTGGAATTCTCCCGCCCTTTCTCAGGAATTAAAACGGGATTATCTGCAACTCAGGGCAGCAGTTCAGGACAATAAATTAAATGTGCGCTTTGGCTTCATTTATGGGAATCGCCCCGTTAACACCACGAAACTCTTGATTTTCCGCAAACCTTTTGGATTCGCTTCGGGCTATCAAAAGCAAAAATTTAACTTAAGCAATCTTGCGGCAACCCTGCCGATTTTAAAAACCAATTTGTTAGAAGATGCTGACATTTATCCAGCAGTCCATGACGCGAAAGATATTTTCATCTGCACTCATGGCAGTTATGATAAATGCTGTGCCAGATATGGAAATATTTTCTATCGGCAAGCCTTAGAAACCGTGGAAAAATTATCTCTAACTCAGGTTAGAATTTGGCAATGTACCCATTTTGGAGGTCATCGGTTTGCGCCCACGGCGATCGCCTTTCCCGAGGGTCGGTTTTATGGGAGACTCCCTCCCGAATCCTTGACCGCAATTCTCACCCGCCAGGGAGATATTCACCTCTTAGACCCAGTGTATCGCGGTTGGTCACTTTTACCCCATCCGGCTCAAATTGTGGAACGAGAATTGCTTCACCGTTTAGGTTGGAATTGGTTTAATTATACCGTCAACTGTCAGATTTTAGAACAAGATGAAGACAACAGTTATTATTGCCTGAAAATTGAATATCAATCACCGGAAGGTGTTCTCAGTTGCGATCGCATTGAAGTGATGAAAGACCAGACTCGGGCAGTTGCACTCCATTTATCCTGCCAAAGTGAAGCCCTTTCTCACGTTTCACCCTTTCTCATCAAAACCTGGGTAAAAATTGAATGAATAGCACAAAGAAAGGATATTTAAACTCATGGTAAAAAACCCCCACCTGGCGCAGCGTTCCGTAAGGAAAGGGTGGGGGTTGTAGCTGGCCCCTCTATCTTCTTAATAAACTTTGTTAAAAAACCCATACACAATTGCAACCGACTTTCAAGGGTCTAGGAAAGATTTTACCTCAACTTGGGGACTTTCCTCTATTAGATATTGAAGGGTAAAAGCCTCGAATTCCTTGCCCCAAAAGCATTTCAAGCCCTAAGACTGAGCGCCAAAACCAGAACTTGACAAATTATTCCCCTTGGTATATGGACCGTCGCCCCCTTGGATCCGGGTAATTTTTGTCTGAACTGGCTGTAATAGTGCTAATATTTTTAGGACTCTATTGCTAATAACTTTCAATAGTGCTAAAAACTTTAAGGGGTGTTACTCCGGCATTTTTTGGGTGTTGGAGAAACAGGACAGCGCGATCGCGCCCCTGTTGTCCACACCTGATGTTCTGAGGAGATCTAGCAGGCATGACTTTTTCTACCGTTTCTGCGGCGCAACGAGAACAACAAGAGGAGCAAATCAAAAAGCTGATTGGATGGACCCTGGT harbors:
- a CDS encoding ABC transporter substrate-binding protein, giving the protein MKMSFNSWMGYYFGQLFRFIVCFSLGFAVVACTNGIPSQTEVNSSLEFAEPPTRIVALEWVYVEDLLALGIQPVGVADIAGYNEFVQIEPQLADTVVDVGTRQEPSLEAIAQLEPDLIIGVKLRHEAIADTLSAIAPTLLFDPYPAPETGIRQLDEMEQTFLKIAEVVNAQAKGEAVLQEMRSKFEAAAQQLQGQQLAQNPFILGQFVPGAPQIRLFNDNAMAVQILQQLDLTNAWQGAVDQFGFNTVWIESLPAVQNAHFFYITEENNPYYQQLKENPIWKNLAFVKENRFYSIGSDTWIFGGPLSAEVFVEKVLQANRL
- a CDS encoding iron ABC transporter permease; this translates as MFKIFESKLSPLASRQLTSAVLILLGGLLLLVMLLFIHIIQGQTDINIGTTINAIVAPNDELATHNIVRLMRLPRAAIAVITGCAWGIAGALLQTVTRNPLASSSTLGINAGAYFAVAATGIFAPDLFARSPVLVALTGGLLAAGLTYAIASGAQVSPIRLTLSGVAVSLALASFTALLQVFYENQTTGLFFWGAGSLLQTDWSNSVYAFPRVAIAAGLALLMSHSLDVLLLGDDMARSLGQRVQLTRLSATAIAVFLAAVAVSVVGPIGFIGLVAPHLVRLMGCRPHALLLPGSAIWGAVVLVAADIFAQSVKTNLSEIPVGTVIPLVGAPFLIGLVRKTANLDGGKGRTALASSHRPSRRFSYPLLLGTAIVALAVALVAGLVWGGITLNLSQILATFLGGGTALSQKVIFSLRLPRLLVAIFAGASLAVSGLLLQGVVRNAIAGPEIVGITSGAGLGAMCVLILLPNPPVEAVAIAAFVGAFVAFAAVCLLAWRDGLSPASLALVGIAVSAFCSSGINLLVVMAKLRVAQALVWLSGSTYAREWVDLWRLIAWPLVLLPIAWIFSRWLDIMALGDDVPRLVGIPLQKARGILLTIAVALAAAAVSTVGTISFVGLIAPHAARILVGTNHRKLVPFAAILGALLVAISDTIGRVVLAPKEIPAGLVVAAIGTPYFLWLLWQTRGKMA
- a CDS encoding sucrase ferredoxin, whose protein sequence is MNQFFCSQQTEEEDLIGTADTAPIYVFIECPPPWTMEIWNSPALSQELKRDYLQLRAAVQDNKLNVRFGFIYGNRPVNTTKLLIFRKPFGFASGYQKQKFNLSNLAATLPILKTNLLEDADIYPAVHDAKDIFICTHGSYDKCCARYGNIFYRQALETVEKLSLTQVRIWQCTHFGGHRFAPTAIAFPEGRFYGRLPPESLTAILTRQGDIHLLDPVYRGWSLLPHPAQIVERELLHRLGWNWFNYTVNCQILEQDEDNSYYCLKIEYQSPEGVLSCDRIEVMKDQTRAVALHLSCQSEALSHVSPFLIKTWVKIE